The stretch of DNA CGAGGTTTTCCAGAATCTGCGCCACCCGGTCGGAATCGGCGCTCCACACGACGGGCGTGCCGGGCACCTGCGCCGTGACGCGCCCCCCCGCAGCCCGCTGCACCATCGGGCGCAGGTCGGTGGACGCCACCCGCAGGGTCACGTCGAGATACAGGTCGTCGAGGCGGGTGAGGTCGGCGCGGCTGGCGATCTGCCGGGCGCTGTCCTCGATCATGCCCAGCAGCCGCTGCTGCGCCTCGGGGGTGTCGGATTGCCGCAGCAGGTCGCTGGCAAGCAGCAGGTTCTGGAGGGGACGGCGCAGCTCGTGGCTGGCGAAGCTGAGGGCCTCGCGCTGCCGGGCCTCGCGCCGGGCGCGGCGCTCGCGCTCTGAGCGCCACAGCCGCAGCGCCCGCAGGATCAGGGCCATGCTCAGGAGTCCGGTCGCCAGGGCCGTCCACAGCAGCACCTGACGGAGCTGGCGGAACTCGCTGGCGTAGTCCTGTCCCTGCCGGTTCGAGAGCGCTTCGGCCTGGGCACTGAGCTGCACGGCCTGCCGCCCCGCCTCGGCGAGGGCCTGCGGGCTCCCCGCCTCGACCAGGGCACGAATCCGGTTCAGCCGGGCCTCACCCAGCGCCTCGACCTCGGCCAGATGCTCGAATTGCCCCGGACTCAGCAGGCTCGACCGCACCTGATCGCGGATCTGCTCGCGCTCCTCGCGGGACACCGACGGGTCGAGGCGGGCGGCGCGGTATTGCAGCACGTCCTTGGCGAGGCCGTGGTAGCTGTAGATCGACCAGCCGTCGCCCCGGTCCAGCAGCGAGCGGTAGGCGGGTTGCAGCGCGAGCAGCAGCAGCACCCCGGTCACCACGGTGGGCAGCAGCGCGAGCAGGCCTTCCCGTGCGCGGACGCCCAGGGGGACCCGGTGGGCAGGTGCAGCGCCCGTTGTCACGTCTTCGGTGGCGCGGGCACTCACGGGGCGGGCGAGATGCGCTCGACGAACCACACCCACGCCGAGCCGTACTGGCTGCGCGGGAACCGCCGCTCATCGGGCGGGAGGACCACCGTCAGCGGCCCCTTTTCCAGGGTGGGAATCGGTTTGCCGTTCGCCGTGTGGGCGAGCATGATGGGCGCGTCCCCATAGTCCCGCGCCGCGATGGTGGTCACGTAGCCGTTGCTGGCGTGCAGCCGCATGTCCTGCCCGGCAAAGCCCCCCAGCCGGGCAAGGTCGCGCAGCGGCACCCCCTCGTAGGTGAAGGTGCGTCCGAGCTGCGCGTGCCGGGTGGCGTAACGCACGGTGGGCAGCGCGAGAAGCTGGCTGCGGGTCAGGGCCAGCGTCTGGGCGCGGCCCTCCAGCCGCAGCAGCGGGCGCTCGCCGGGCTTGGGCGCAGGAATGGGCCGGGCGGTCCGCAGGTAGGTAAAGGACGTGCTCGCCGCCTGGCTCCACCCCCCGGGAGCGGGAGACAGGCTGCCGACCACTGCCGGGCCAAGTGCCAGGGCCACCAACAGAACGCGCCTTGTGGGGAACACGGCCCCAATCTAGAGCCCTCCCGGCGCGGGGCTCAAGGGGGCAGAACGTGAGCCGCGCGTGAGGCGAGCGGCCCTCCGGTCCTGTCGTCCCCGTCAGCCGGGCGTCATGCGCGGGGGGGAGAGTGGGGCCATGCGCCTTTCTCCCCTCCTGGCCCTGACCCCGCTGCTGGGTGCCCTGTCGCTGGGCACCGCCGGGGCCGCTCCGGTGCTCAGCGCCCAGAGCATCATCGTGAATCCCGTTCAGACCAGCCTGAGTGTCCGGGTGTGGACCGACCGGGGCAGCGGCACGCAGGCGCCCGCCTACGCGGTGGGCGAACGCATTCGGCTGTATGCCAGCGTCAACCAGGACGCCTACGTGTACCTCTTCAACGTGGACCCGCAGGGCCAGGTGGACCTCGTGCTGCCCAACCAGTACCAGAGCGGCGGCAACTTCGTGAAGGCAAACACCACCCGAACCTTCCCGGCGGCGGGCGATCCCTTCACCTTCGACATCGCGGGGCCAGCGGGACTGAACAAGGTGCTGGCCCTGGCGAGCCTGAAACCGCTGGACCTGGGGCAGATCGCCACCTTCAGGAGCCAGCAGAGCAGCTTCGCCACGGTCAGCGTGCAGGGTCAGCAGCAGCTCGCGCAGGCGCTGAGCATCGTGGTCAACCCGCTGCCCCAGACGAGCTGGGTGTCGGACACGGCCTTTTACACGGTCGCCACCCGCAGAGAGCAGGCGGCACCCCTCCAGACACCTTCCCCGGCGCCCACGACGACCACGCCGAGCCGCGGCACCCCCATCCAGCAGCCGCCCCGCACGGCCCAGGCCCTCTCGGTCACGGTTCAGCCCCTGCCGAACGTGCGCGAGTGGAAGGCCACCGTCCAGGGCCGCAGCCTCCAGGCCGTCTACGACGAGTACGCCGCTCGCCTGAAGGCCGAAGGCTTTGCCCAGGCCAGCCGCCGCGACACCGGCAACCACATCCGGGGCGAGTTCCGCAAGGGAAGTGCCCGCGCCGAGCTGGAAGTCAAGCAGAAGGGCAAGAAGGCCGACTACGAGGTCAAAGTCGAGCGCCGCTGAGCCGCGCCGCGCTGCCGCCGGGCACCCCACCAGGGAGGCCCGGCGGCCTTCCTGTCGGCCTCAACGCGTGGGGTGGGTGGCCTTCCACTCCAGGGCGAAGTCCTCGTAATAGGCACGGACGTTGTTCGTCAGGGTACGGACCAGTCCCGCCGCGTCGGCGGCGCGGCCGTAGCCGGAGGTGGACCACAGCTCCAGCGCCTTGACCGTGAGTTGGCGGCTGCCCAGCGTGACCCGCACGTCGGGGCGCAGTTGCAGGCTGAGGTCGAGGGCATAGAGGAACTCGCCGTCCTCGGTCTCGAAGGCGTCGACCGAGAAGATTTGCTGCACCGTGCAGGTCTTGGGATCGCC from Deinococcus sp. HSC-46F16 encodes:
- a CDS encoding ATP-binding protein, with amino-acid sequence MVRRAHLARPVSARATEDVTTGAAPAHRVPLGVRAREGLLALLPTVVTGVLLLLALQPAYRSLLDRGDGWSIYSYHGLAKDVLQYRAARLDPSVSREEREQIRDQVRSSLLSPGQFEHLAEVEALGEARLNRIRALVEAGSPQALAEAGRQAVQLSAQAEALSNRQGQDYASEFRQLRQVLLWTALATGLLSMALILRALRLWRSERERRARREARQREALSFASHELRRPLQNLLLASDLLRQSDTPEAQQRLLGMIEDSARQIASRADLTRLDDLYLDVTLRVASTDLRPMVQRAAGGRVTAQVPGTPVVWSADSDRVAQILENLVENALKYTSGPVEVALAVVGGQPEITVRDHGPGIPPERRPRMFLPYERGPLGVAPGQGLGLSLVRRYARAHGGDVTLEDAPGGGTLARVRLGQPPLVDERR
- a CDS encoding molybdopterin-dependent oxidoreductase; translated protein: MFPTRRVLLVALALGPAVVGSLSPAPGGWSQAASTSFTYLRTARPIPAPKPGERPLLRLEGRAQTLALTRSQLLALPTVRYATRHAQLGRTFTYEGVPLRDLARLGGFAGQDMRLHASNGYVTTIAARDYGDAPIMLAHTANGKPIPTLEKGPLTVVLPPDERRFPRSQYGSAWVWFVERISPAP
- a CDS encoding DUF4384 domain-containing protein, whose translation is MRLSPLLALTPLLGALSLGTAGAAPVLSAQSIIVNPVQTSLSVRVWTDRGSGTQAPAYAVGERIRLYASVNQDAYVYLFNVDPQGQVDLVLPNQYQSGGNFVKANTTRTFPAAGDPFTFDIAGPAGLNKVLALASLKPLDLGQIATFRSQQSSFATVSVQGQQQLAQALSIVVNPLPQTSWVSDTAFYTVATRREQAAPLQTPSPAPTTTTPSRGTPIQQPPRTAQALSVTVQPLPNVREWKATVQGRSLQAVYDEYAARLKAEGFAQASRRDTGNHIRGEFRKGSARAELEVKQKGKKADYEVKVERR